In one Melospiza melodia melodia isolate bMelMel2 chromosome 5, bMelMel2.pri, whole genome shotgun sequence genomic region, the following are encoded:
- the C5H4orf54 gene encoding uncharacterized protein C4orf54 homolog: protein MDAPGQRPASPRAGPEGAAAAERDPTPNPSPNPGPEAPVQEEREAAYVEIRGSPQGPEESRQKPELASAGGAEGASGPAPDSGAGGTRDGDSASGGPPAEEAGPASSDRGRDRPPSPAAAAECGADTGPGSVEAAGSGGTPEAGGCPESSSSSCPSPVTKADDSPATGDPVSTEGKTSSSSFGYESEVEDEVAGRKATPPGAPPGSPPGGGRDEAHYISTQEIQLSEVDHDMDFDAGLAARWDFEDNNVIYSFVDYASFGSDETPGDTLTEEEENSCYLSTTTSDPNNQTDSIDNTSSTEIVSLTSEHDTPGADKRASSGESRSKQPGRPGGSPGAQLLLSIKAASRAINESSNVHGKQNTVYAAKHEGDMSLRVAAAPDRSASLKQDALRDHAKKFIAVPARLQTRCGAARAGEHSSGASSAVSELDDADKEVRNLTARAFRSLAYPYFDTLRPGSRASSASLSDNALGINRWSTYLDLKCGTLGPRAEPSLLRSGRSQTKALEFVVSKLDGEIAHVETPRRLRAGSRVVTLLDLGDAAEAGEPPAAEGGGKGSSKKSRFASSLLKNVISKKMQLEHEFKMERGEITDTSYTGPGAGREPEPPGGGGGRERHREGGVQRQNSRHSEGGSDGAAAPAEDAGEGGGGRSPASKASPAREGNRSLDRALSEELCEVKRSASEAIKATFLRSQNSAFRSWKEREAERKEERAPVGKLKLSPKNDWRADLGEISAGKSTKMSRLFVPAIQHTPREKDPGKRATKCSAAAAVSSAAASPPAAKAKAPEIKISLGSVQQPRDAAFSIAQLLTPQIAGRPPEEGRGQPLKPLKAGDGTDKVPQFLVRDVRDSKYRAQGILHQVRDVRKLIKSSYSADSGDNSSDKGSGASEQGGAEQKPRQQLVIAGVPRALSPVVITCQAVGHTGAKPTEAGAKAAGKAPACPPEGTVLVHRTSGRLPVATIAPNKSDARQPAVLKIVSKSSAPWRHQPPPPPERGRGPEEDPREESKAAPVQNALEKLTAAVRSMEELYSFNKREWKRKSDPLPITDSHVLSLIASQERGAGSRPAAAAPPPPPADKAEEPSGGKGPSSERLPRRPSNSAADKVSAKAAAFESLARQRQRGPPPPRTEPPAAPRALLTLRGAGGAAAPAPAKLPPEGGPRAPAPPRSPRLPAGGGGGDAERGPDCGNYLSLPLKAAEPGSPPAAAATEGGGVRPSPVSASAAAAALCGLQPFGAAKPPGSPRPPPGPPPAEEPPAAAPPPAEGAPAALYRPPLPFAALPGAAPPPLLCFSPSVPAAATAAEPFPQTQRKVLLDVSTGQYYLVDTPVQQPLKRRLFDPETGQYVEVPVPQQPAVAPVPLPLSPLALNAGAYGATYMLYPGLLPAAAVLPAGALQRPLSHSGSDGSAPAEPGSPAAPEAAFPDSPYYVASSKGPPPPRHGPAEAKPVISITAPAAGPRIVAPPSFDGTTMRFVVEHR, encoded by the coding sequence ATGGACGCGCCCGGCCAGCGGCCCGCCAGCCCCCGAGCCGGCCCggagggcgcggcggcggcggagcgggacCCGACCCCAAACCCGAGCCCGAACCCCGGCCCGGAGGCGCCCGtccaggaggagagggaggcgGCGTACGTGGAGATCCGCGGCTCGCCGCAGGGGCCGGAGGAGAGCCGCCAGAAGCCCGAACTGGCCTCGGCCGGCGGCGCGGAGGGAGCGTCCGGTCCCGCACCGGACAGCGGAGCCGGCGGGACCCGGGATGGCGACTCGGCGAGCGGCGGACCCCCGGCGGAGGAAGCGGGGCCAGCATCCTCGGACCGCGGGCGGGATCGCCCTCcttccccggcggcggcggcggaatGCGGGGCTGACACCGGCCCCGGCTCCGTGGAagcggcggggagcggcgggacGCCGGAGGCGGGGGGCTGCCCcgagtcctcctcctcctcctgcccttcGCCCGTGACCAAGGCGGACGACTCTCCCGCAACGGGCGACCCGGTGTCGACGGAGGGTAAAACCTCCTCGTCGTCCTTCGGCTACGAAAGCGAAGTGGAGGATGAGGTCGCGGGGCGCAAGGCGACTCCCCCCGGCGCCCCCCCGGGCTCCCCTCCCGGCGGCGGCCGCGACGAGGCGCACTATATCAGCACGCAGGAGATCCAGCTCAGCGAGGTGGACCACGACATGGACTTCGACGCGGGGCTGGCCGCCCGCTGGGACTTCGAGGATAACAACGTGATCTACTCCTTCGTTGACTACGCCTCCTTCGGGAGCGACGAGACCCCGGGGGACACGCTgacggaggaggaggagaataGCTGCTACCTTAGCACGACCACCAGCGACCCCAACAACCAGACGGACAGCATCGACAACACCAGCAGCACCGAGATCGTCAGCCTTACCTCCGAACACGACACCCCCGGCGCGGACAAGCGCGCCAGCTCGGGGGAAAGCCGGTCCAAGCAGCCCGGCCGCCCCGGCGGGAGCCCGGGCGCCCAGCTTCTCCTATCAATCAAAGCCGCTTCCCGGGCTATAAATGAGTCTAGCAACGTGCACGGAAAGCAAAACACTGTTTACGCTGCCAAGCATGAAGGCGACATGAGTCTCCGTGTCGCCGCGGCTCCCGACCGCAGTGCGAGTTTAAAACAGGATGCGCTCCGCGACCACGCGAAAAAGTTCATCGCGGTGCCCGCGCGGCTGCAGACGCGCTGCGGGGCCGCCAGGGCAGGGGAGCACTCGAGCGGCGCCTCCAGCGCCGTCAGCGAGCTGGACGATGCCGACAAAGAGGTGCGAAACCTTACGGCCAGGGCTTTCCGCAGCCTGGCGTACCCCTATTTCGACACCCTGCGCCCcggctcccgcgcctcctccgcctCCCTGTCCGACAATGCCCTGGGCATCAACCGCTGGTCCACCTACCTGGACCTCAAGTGCGGCACTCTGGGGCCGAGAGCCGAGCCCAGCCTGCTGCGCTCCGGCCGCTCGCAGACCAAAGCCCTCGAGTTCGTGGTCAGCAAGCTCGACGGGGAGATCGCCCACGTCGAAACGCCGCGGCGGCTGCGGGCGGGCTCCCGGGTGGTGACCCTGCTGGACCTCGGCGATGCCGCCGAGGCCGGGGAGCCGCCGGCGGCGGAGGGCGGCGGGAAGGGCTCCAGCAAGAAGTCCAGGTTCGCCTCCAGCCTCCTCAAAAACGTAATCTCCAAGAAGATGCAGCTGGAGCACGAGTTCAAGATGGAGCGGGGCGAGATCACCGACACCTCCTACACCGGGCCGGGCGCGGGCCGGGAGCCCGAaccccccggcggcggcggcggccgggagcggcaccgggaggGTGGCGTGCAGCGGCAGAACTCGCGGCACTCGGAGGGCGGCTCGGACGGCGCCGCGGCGCCGGCGGAGGATGCGGGCGAGGGCGGCGGGGGCCGCTCCCCGGCCTCCAAGGCGTCGCCGGCCCGCGAGGGGAACCGCAGCCTGGACCGGGCGCTGTCCGAGGAGCTGTGCGAGGTGAAGCGCAGCGCCTCGGAGGCCATCAAGGCCACCTTCCTCCGCAGCCAGAACAGCGCCTTCAGGTCCTGGAAGGAGCGGGAGGCggaaaggaaggaggagagggCGCCCGTCGGCAAGCTGAAACTTTCTCCCAAGAACGACTGGCGAGCCGACCTGGGTGAGATCTCTGCCGGCAAGTCCACCAAGATGTCCCGCCTGTTCGTGCCCGCCATTCAGCACACCCCTCGCGAGAAGGACCCCGGCAAGAGGGCGACCAAgtgctccgccgccgccgccgtgtcCTCGGCCGCCGCCTCGCCCCCCGCCGCCAAGGCCAAAGCGCCCGAGATCAAGATCAGCCTGGGCAGCGTGCAGCAGCCCCGGGACGCCGCTTTCAGCATCGCGCAGCTGCTGACGCCGCAGATCGCAGGCCGGCCGCCggaggagggcagggggcagccgCTCAAGCCTCTCAAGGCCGGCGACGGCACCGACAAAGTGCCGCAGTTCCTGGTGCGCGACGTGAGGGACAGCAAGTACAGAGCGCAGGGGATCCTCCACCAGGTGCGGGACGTGCGGAAGCTCATCAAAAGCTCCTACAGCGCTGACTCGGGAGATAACAGCAGCGACAAGGGCAGCGGCGCCTCCGAGCAAGGCGGCGCGGAGCAGAAGCCCCGGCAGCAGCTGGTCATCGCCGGTGTGCCCCGGGCGCTCTCCCCCGTGGTCATCACCTGCCAGGCGGTCGGCCACACCGGCGCCAAGCCCACCGAGGCGGGGGCAAAGGCGGCGGGCAAGGCGCCCGCCTGCCCCCCGGAGGGCACCGTGCTGGTGCACCGCACCTCGGGCAGGCTGCCAGTGGCCACCATCGCCCCCAACAAGAGCGATGCTCGCCAGCCCGCTGTGCTCAAGATCGTTTCCAAATCCTCCGCGCCCTGGCGGCAccagccgccgccgcctcccgagAGGGGCCGGGGACCGGAGGAGGACCCGCGGGAGGAGAGCAAGGCGGCGCCGGTGCAGAACGCGCTGGAGAAGCTGACGGCGGCGGTGCGGAGCATGGAGGAGCTCTACAGCTTCAACAAGCGCGAGTGGAAGCGCAAGAGCGACCCTCTGCCCATCACCGACAGCCACGTCCTCTCCCTTATCGCCAGCCAGGAGCGGGGTGCCGGCTCCCGACCCGCCGCCGctgcgcccccgccgccgccggcggACAAGGCGGAGGAGCCGTCGGGGGGCAAGGGCCCGAGCAGCGAGCGGCTGCCCCGCCGCCCCTCCAACAGTGCCGCCGACAAGGTCTCGGCCAAGGCGGCCGCCTTCGAGAGCCTGGCCCGGCAGCGGCAGCGcggcccgccgccgccccgcaccgagccgcccgccgccccccgcgccctCCTCACGCTCCGCGGGGCGGGCGGAGCCGCGGCCCCCGCGCCCGCCAAGCTCCCCCCCGAGGGCGGCCCGCGGGCCCCGGCACCGCCGCGCTCCCCTCGGCtgcccgcgggcggcggcggcggcgatgcGGAGCGCGGCCCCGACTGCGGGAACTATCTGTCCCTGCCGCTGAAGGCCGCCGAGCCCGGCTCCCCCCCGGCCGCGGCGGCCACGGAGGGCGGCGGCGTCCGGCCCAGCCCGGTGTCGGCgtcagcggcggcggcagcgctgtGCGGCCTGCAGCCCTTCGGCGCCGCCAAGCCCCCCGGCAGCCCCAGACCGCCGCCCGGACCCCCGCCAGCCGAGgagccccccgccgccgccccgccgcccgccgaggGTGCGCCCGCCGCCCTGTACCGCCCGCCGCTGCCCTTCGCCGCCCTGCCcggcgccgcgccgccgccgctgctctgCTTCTCGCCCTCCGtgcccgccgccgccaccgcggcCGAGCCCTTCCCGCAGACGCAGCGCAAGGTGCTGCTGGACGTGAGCACCGGGCAGTACTACCTGGTGGACACGCCCGTGCAGCAGCCCCTCAAGCGGCGCCTCTTCGACCCCGAGACCGGGCAGTACGTGGAGGTGCCGGTGCCCCAGCAGCCGGCCGTGGCTCCCGTCCCGCTGCCTCTCTCGCCCCTCGCCCTCAATGCCGGTGCCTACGGCGCCACGTACATGTTGTACCCCGGGCTGCTGCCCGCCGCCGCCGTGCTGCCCGCCGGAGCCCTGCAGCGCCCGCTGTCGCACTCGGGCAGCGACGGCAGCGCccccgcagagcccggcagccCCGCCGCGCCGGAGGCGGCGTTCCCCGACAGCCCCTACTACGTGGCCAGCAGCAagggcccgccgccgccgcgacaCGGGCCGGCCGAGGCGAAGCCCGTCATCAGCATCACCGCGCCGGCCGCCGGGCCGCGCATCGTCGCGCCGCCCTCCTTCGACGGCACCACCATGCGCTTCGTGGTGGAGCACCGGTGA
- the MTTP gene encoding microsomal triglyceride transfer protein large subunit codes for MILLTVLFLCIISTYSASVKGHTTGPSLNNDKLYKFAYSAEVYVDQVKASLQKSAGYRISSGVDVNLLWRNPDNDDDQLVKITMKDVQVENVNERPADKNIFKGKSTEKIIGKEYLEALQRPIMVELVRGKIKTFYSYQNEPGFTQNIKRGLASLFQLQLHSGSSREVDISGKCDTTYNVRQDQVTKIKDLDSCEIEKKGFTSHNKILDISTKATSATVYVLEDSFIKSIKAEENFVFALNYRRKTGAKIVSKQRLELKSVQAGTGLIAAKQVAGVIKTLDPNYVAIALEAEPVKSECKKCPSLSEHWKNIREQMHPDKLSKPDAAKSFLSFIQNIRKATKEEILKIIKSENKELLPQVVDAVTSAQTPESLEAMLEFLDFKDASTFILQERFLYACGFASHPSETLLKSLTEKFKGDVASQEIRETLVIVMGALIRKLCDRDGCKLPAVVEAKRLILNRLEKASKDDNVQMYLLALKNALLPEAIPVLLKYAESGEGPISSLAATALQRYDPSFLTKEVKETMNRIYHQTRKIHEKTVRTTAAAILLNSNPSYMEVKNILLSIGELPMEMNKYMLSMIQDILRFEMPSSKTVRQVLKDMRAHNYDRFSKMGSSSAYTGYITRGPDVSSTYSLDILYSGSGILRRSNMNIRVFDRSTDLHAIQVVLEAQGLESIIAATPDEGEENLDSFAGMSAILFGFQLRPVTFFQGYGDLMSKMLSATGDPMNVVKGLVLLTDFLQEIQLQSGPTARAEFMGGLAIDISGGMEFSLWYRESKTNVKNRVAMFVAGNTEVDSFFVKTGMETTLETETALDFISTVQFSQYPFLVCMQMDRVDSPFRTRMSKYESLPSGRRYTARRGKAATLAGNEYPLHQENSNMCKKVFGAKSDSAGGWF; via the exons ATGATTCTTCTTACCGTGCTGTTCCTTTGCATAATTTCCACCTACTCAGCCTCTGTGAAAG ggCACACTACTGGGCCCAGCCTAAATAATGACAAGCTATATAAGTTTGCTTACTCAGCTGAAGTCTATGTTGATCAGGTGAAAGCATCCCTGCAGAAAAGTGCAGGATATCGGATTTCTTCTGGTGTGGATGTCAACCTCTTATGGAGAAATCCTGACAATGATGATGACCAGCTGGTCAAAATTACG ATGAAAGATGTTCAGGTTGAAAATGTGAATGAGCGTCCAGCTGATAAAAACATCttcaaaggaaaaagcacagagaAGATCATCGGGAAAGAGTATCTGGAGGCTTTGCAGAGGCCCATAATGGTTGAGCTAGTCCGTGGAAAG ATCAAAACCTTCTACTCATATCAAAATGAACCTGGTTTTACTCAGAACATTAAGAGAGGTCTggccagccttttccagctgcagctgcactcTGGCTCTTCCCGTGAG GTGGACATTTCTGGGAAATGTGATACTACTTACAACGTGCGGCAAGATCAAGTGACTAAAATAAAAGACCTGGACTCCTGTGAAATAGAAAAGAAAGGATTTACCAGCCACAACAAG aTCTTGGATATCAGTACAAAAGCCACATCTGCTACAGTTTATGTGCTGGAAGACAGTTTCATTAAATCCATTAAGGCAGAAGAAAATTTTGTTTTTGCTCTGAATTACCGACGAAAAACAGGTGCCAAAATAGTTTCAAA GCAGAGGCTGGAGCTGAAGTCAGTCCAAGCTGGGACGGGACTGATCGCTGCAAAGCAAGTCGCTGGTGTGATCAAGACCTTGGACCCCAATTATGTTGCCATTGCCCTGGAAGCAGAGCCAGTGAAATCTGAATGCAAAAAGTGCCCTTCA CTTTCTGAGCACTGGAAGAACATCAGAGAACAAATGCATCCTGACAAACTTTCCAAACCTGatgcagcaaaaagctttttgtCCTTCATTCAGAACATCAGGAAAGCTACGAAGGAGGAGAtactgaaaattattaaaagtgaaaataaagagcTTCT TCCACAGGTAGTGGATGCTGTAACCTCGGCTCAGACCCCAGAATCACTGGAGGCCATGCTGGAGTTTCTTGACTTTAAGGATGCAAGCACTTTTATCCTGCAGGAGCGGTTCCTGTATGCCTGTGGATTTGCTTCTCACCCCAGTGAAACTCTCCTGAAATCATTAACT GAGAAGTTCAAGGGAGATGTCGCCAGTCAAGAAATCAGAGAAACTCTTGTCATTGTCATGGGAGCACTCATTAGAAAGCTGTGTGACAGGGATGGCTGCAAGCTGCCA GCTGTTGTGGAAGCCAAAAGGTTGATTCTGAATAGGCTGGAGAAGGCCAGCAAAGACGACAACGTGCAGATGTACCTGCTGGCACTGAAGAACGCACTCCTTCCCGAAGCAATTCCAGTGCTCCTGAAGTATGCTGAGTCAGGAGAAGGGCCCATCAGCAGCCTTGCTGCCACTGCCTTGCAGAGATATGATCCTTCTTTTCTCACCAAAGAG GTGAAGGAAACAATGAACAGGATATACCACCAGACTCGCAAAATCCATGAAAAGACAGTGAGAACCACAGCAGCTGCCATCCTCTTAAACAGTAACCCATCCTACATGGAAGTGAAAAACATCCTGCTCTCCATTGGGGAACTGCCTATGGAGATGAACAAGTACATGCTGTCCATGATCCAGGATATACTGCGCTTTGAAATGCCTTCCAG CAAAACAGTTCGGCAAGTTCTGAAGGACATGCGTGCCCATAACTACGATCGCTTCTCCAAGATGGGCTCTTCCTCTGCCTACACTGGATATATCACAC GTGGTCCTGATGTGTCATCCACATACAGCCTCGACATCCTCTACTCTGGCTCTGGCATTTTACGGAGAAGTAACATGAACATCCGTGTTTTTGACAGAAGCACTGACCTTCATGCCATCCAG GTGGTTCTCGAAGCTCAGGGTCTGGAGTCCATAATAGCTGCAACTCCTGATGAAGGCGAGGAAAACCTGGACTCCTTTGCTGGCATGTCAGCCATTCTGTTTGGTTTCCAGCTGAGGCCAGTGACATTTTTCCAAGGGTATGGTGATTTAATGTCTAAAATGCTCTCGGCAACTGGAGATCCCATGAATGTGGTGAAAGGACTTGTCCTCCTCACAGATTTCTTACAG GAAATCCAGCTGCAGTCTGGGCCCACAGCCAGAGCAGAGTTCATGGGTGGGCTGGCCATCGACATCTCCGGAGGGATGGAGTTCAGCCTGTGGTACCGGGAATCCAAAACCAACGTCAAGAACCG GGTAGCCATGTTTGTAGCTGGTAACACCGAGGTGGATTCCTTCTTTGTAAAAACTGGTATGGAAACCACTTTGGAAACAGAAACAGCTTTAGACTTCATCTCCACAGTGCAGTTTTCACAGTACCCATTTTTGGTCTGTATGCAGATGGATAGAGTGGACTCTCCATTCAG GACGCGCATGAGCAAGTACGAGAGCCTGCCCTCCGGCAGGCGCTACACGGCCCGGAGGGGCAAGGCAGCCACGCTGGCCGGGAACGAATACCCCCTGCACCAGGAGAACTCCAACATGTGCAAGAAGGTGTTCGGCGCCAAGTCGGACTCTGCTGGCGGCTGGTTTTga